TTGCAAGCGCCGACCCTGTCGCCATCGACGCCGTCTCGGCCAAGCTCATGGGATTCGATCCCATGAAAATCGAGTATATCCGCCTGGCCCATGAAGACGGTCTGGGCGTGGGCCGGCCTGAAGAAATTGAGATTCGGGGGGAAGATCTCTCATCTTTTAACTTCGGCTTCAGGGTGGGAGACAATCTGGCCAGCCTCATCGGTGATCTGCTTTGGTTCGGTCCCCTCAAGGGTATCCAGAATCTTTTTTTCCGTACCCCCCTGGTCTATGTCTTCGTTTTAGGCTCCTCTTTTTATCACGATCGAATCTGGTGGCCTTTCGTTGGCCAAAGGATCATGGAAGTCATCAGGGCAAACACCCCCTGGGGCAAACTCTTTTCAGAGTACTGATCGTCATTTGGCATTTAGCCCGGAAATTTCATGCAACTGAGGCGTTCATTTGCCCCGTTAACGGGATTTCCGCTTCGCTCCAACAAGCATTCAGGGACGCAGCTGTAGTATATCTACCGTTATTTTTTAATTATCGATGAAAAGATTTCATGAAATATTCGGGATAGTATCCATTGGAATCATAATTTTTCCTTTGCAGATACAAGGCTGCAGATCAGATCAGTGGCCAGATCATAATCAACCAGGCTCGTATTAATCACGAGGTGGTAAAGCAGCAGATTATCGGAAGGTCCGGAACCAAATTTCTCCAGAAAGGCCAGTCTCTTTTTTTCTTCTCGGCGAGCGACGGCCTCGGCCTTGCTTCTATCAATCTTGGAAAGATTCATGAGGCTTGTAATCCGGTCTTCTTCTGCGGCCACGATGTAAACCCGGACAGCGCCGGGGTGGTCCTTGAGCACAAACTGGCCGCCCCGGCCGATGATCACCGCTTTCCCGCGGACCCCGATTTCGGCAATGGCTCTTTTTAAAAAAAGCACGTATTTTTGCTCGTCAAATTCAGTGCTGATACCGGGCAGATGTCGAATAATCGGGCTTGTGGAAAAAGCTTCGGAGAGGAAAGCCAGCAGCCTGTCTCCACTCATCTTTTCAATGTCTTCCACCTGCTTGACCGAGACATCGGCCTTCCTGGCAACCTGATCCAGCATGGCTTTATCGATCAATTGGTAGCCCAAGCGTTTCGCTACCATCTGACCCACCACCTTTGCACCCGCACCGTATTGCCGGGCTATCGTGACTATGGCCATGGAACCCTCTTTTCAAGTCCGAAATAATGCGAGCCTAAGCCGTCAACTTCTCAGTAAATAGTGAACGCAGGGTCTCACCAAAACTAGAAAGACCCTGCCATTACGATTCCGGCCACCAGTGCAAAGATAGCAAAACTCTCGACCATGCCGACCGCGGCAAAGCATTTGCCGAAAATCTCCTGCTTCTTTGAAGAGCCGAGAATGGCCGTAGCAGCCACTTTGCCCTGGAAGATGGCCGATATGCAGATAGCCAAGCCGCAAAACAAACCAATGAAAAAAACCGCTAGTCCCGATTCCTTTACCTTGGCCAGAAGTACAAACATCAAAATCAAACCGTAGATCGTCTGGCTGGACGGGGCTGCCGATACACCGATGAACTTCCCATGGCCCTCCTCAACCTTTGCCATGGCACCATGGGAAACGGCTCCGGCGACGCCCACACCAACGGCGCTGCCGATAGCCGGAATCCCTATGGCGAATGCGCATCCGGCATATCCGAGCATAGTTGCGATGTCCATATTTTTTCCTCCTATCCTTTAAGCTGCTTTAGCAATTCTTCGAAACGGCTTGAAGGGAACTCCGTCACCCTCAAAGCACCATCGATACCATTCCAGAAAGTTCAACCTGAGTCCATGGACAACGCCGCCCATGATCCCCAAAACGATATTGATCGCGTGGCCGGAGAGCAGAATCAGCCCGGCCGGCAGAAAACCGATGTAGGGCAGAGCCTCGTAGGACATGCCGGCCAGCATGTTAAAGGTCTGGCACATATACATGGTGGCCAATCCTAAAGCAAAGAGCCTCAAGTAGGACAGCACGTCGGCAAAAAGCTGGACCACGCCTAAGGCTCCGTTGAGGCCAAGCAGTATGCGGATCACCGGATTTTTGGCAGTGGATGTAAAAAGGACCACCAGGCTCAATCCGCCGATCAAAACCCACGAGGCCACCGGGTTTTCGACCCCTTTGAGCATCCTCGAGTTCAGCAAGGCATACCCTGACCAGATCACAATAATCCATCCCAATGACGGCAGGTCCTTCGTGCGCAAAAACTTGATCCCCAGAGCAATGGAAAGGTGCACCATACCCATCAGGATCGAAACCAGCATCGCGTGGTTCAGTCCTTCCTTGGTTGAGAAATTGAGCAGCATGAGCCGGTTCAAGGGGTTG
This region of Candidatus Desulfatibia profunda genomic DNA includes:
- a CDS encoding cytidylate kinase-like family protein, translating into MAIVTIARQYGAGAKVVGQMVAKRLGYQLIDKAMLDQVARKADVSVKQVEDIEKMSGDRLLAFLSEAFSTSPIIRHLPGISTEFDEQKYVLFLKRAIAEIGVRGKAVIIGRGGQFVLKDHPGAVRVYIVAAEEDRITSLMNLSKIDRSKAEAVARREEKKRLAFLEKFGSGPSDNLLLYHLVINTSLVDYDLATDLICSLVSAKEKL
- a CDS encoding ATP synthase subunit C produces the protein MDIATMLGYAGCAFAIGIPAIGSAVGVGVAGAVSHGAMAKVEEGHGKFIGVSAAPSSQTIYGLILMFVLLAKVKESGLAVFFIGLFCGLAICISAIFQGKVAATAILGSSKKQEIFGKCFAAVGMVESFAIFALVAGIVMAGSF